One genomic window of Musa acuminata AAA Group cultivar baxijiao unplaced genomic scaffold, Cavendish_Baxijiao_AAA HiC_scaffold_1137, whole genome shotgun sequence includes the following:
- the LOC135671044 gene encoding histone H4, whose protein sequence is MSGRGKGGKGLGKGGAKRHRKVLRDNIQGITKPAIRRLARRGGVKRISGLIYEETRGVLKIFLENVIRDAVTYTEHARRKTVTAMDVVYALKRQGRTLYGFGG, encoded by the coding sequence ATGTCTGGGCGAGGGAAGGGGGGGAAGGGACTGGGGAAGGGTGGAGCGAAGCGTCATCGCAAGGTGCTGCGTGATAACATTCAGGGCATCACCAAACCGGCTATACGGCGCCTGGCAAGGCGAGGCGGCGTCAAGCGCATCAGTGGCCTTATCTACGAGGAGACCCGAGGCGTGCTCAAGATCTTCCTCGAGAACGTCATCCGTGATGCCGTCACCTACACCGAGCACGCCCGCCGCAAGACTGTCACTGCCATGGACGTCGTCTATGCGCTGAAGAGGCAGGGCCGCACTCTCTATGGCTTTGGTGGTTAG